Proteins encoded together in one uncultured Sphaerochaeta sp. window:
- a CDS encoding metal-dependent transcriptional regulator: MQKSGEDYLEAVLALSEQHEKVRTTDVALRLGVSKPSVNRAMKVLSADGYVKQETYGDIHLTEKGRLKASQVYFRHKTLTSFFQEVLGVDPVIAEQDACLIEHDISSETMEKLASYLRSVKKDFS, from the coding sequence ATGCAGAAGTCAGGGGAAGATTATCTTGAGGCTGTTTTGGCACTCAGTGAACAACACGAAAAGGTTAGGACGACCGATGTTGCCCTCCGTCTTGGTGTCTCAAAGCCGAGCGTAAACCGTGCGATGAAGGTACTCTCTGCCGACGGTTATGTGAAGCAGGAGACCTATGGGGATATTCACCTGACAGAAAAGGGGAGACTGAAAGCTTCCCAGGTCTATTTCAGGCACAAAACCCTTACCAGTTTCTTCCAGGAAGTACTGGGTGTGGACCCTGTCATTGCAGAACAGGATGCTTGCTTAATCGAGCACGACATCTCCAGCGAGACGATGGAGAAACTGGCTAGCTATTTGCGCTCGGTGAAAAAAGACTTCTCATAG
- a CDS encoding extracellular solute-binding protein translates to MKRSIALALMAALLIPFSLFAQGGKEAVVDENAPVTVQYWTHEDPARTDLENELIAAFMAQNPNITVVRTTQSSAKQIELVQTAFAANQGPDMFNLPIENQYAYISNYRVAPVDYQAAGYADKEDLLDTYVDGVLDTVTVNGEVYGLPLELTNWAIYVNKKIFRDAGLNPETDYPKTWEEMADVSEKLVIRDGDILIRRGFDFRYPYYLTFFVPMVEQLGGELISSDGKQAIVGDEAWLKALTYMQEWGPSARNLGSPTYKNARKLFDLDNNDMAMAHSGLYQQGRIAEDNPEFFESGEWMVIPYPVFEDAVRDVAACYYGHFFMVNADSDPNVQKAAWKLAGFLLSHGEDYLTRGGNIIQPTKALFASDTLKNMPYSDVFINDMGRSHMIYYGANSAEIQTQIRYAVESVMLSGVSPQKALATLRSAVQEIVDEQ, encoded by the coding sequence ATGAAAAGATCAATCGCTTTGGCATTGATGGCTGCACTGCTGATTCCTTTCTCCTTGTTTGCTCAAGGCGGGAAGGAAGCTGTCGTAGATGAGAATGCACCAGTAACGGTGCAGTATTGGACGCATGAGGATCCAGCTCGTACGGATTTGGAGAATGAACTGATCGCTGCATTCATGGCACAGAACCCGAATATTACGGTAGTAAGAACTACCCAGTCATCTGCAAAGCAGATTGAATTGGTACAGACCGCTTTTGCCGCGAACCAAGGTCCTGACATGTTCAATCTTCCGATTGAAAACCAGTATGCATACATCTCCAACTACCGTGTTGCACCGGTCGATTACCAGGCAGCAGGCTATGCTGACAAGGAAGACCTGTTGGATACCTATGTTGATGGAGTACTCGATACCGTTACCGTCAATGGAGAGGTCTATGGCCTGCCCTTGGAACTTACCAACTGGGCAATCTATGTGAACAAGAAGATCTTCCGCGATGCTGGGCTCAACCCTGAGACCGATTATCCCAAGACATGGGAAGAGATGGCTGATGTCTCTGAGAAGCTCGTCATTCGTGACGGCGATATCCTCATCCGTCGTGGATTTGACTTCCGCTATCCCTACTATTTGACGTTCTTTGTTCCCATGGTTGAACAGCTTGGTGGAGAGCTTATCAGCAGCGATGGCAAGCAGGCTATTGTTGGTGATGAGGCTTGGCTCAAGGCACTTACCTACATGCAGGAGTGGGGTCCCTCCGCACGTAATCTTGGTTCCCCCACCTACAAGAATGCCCGCAAATTGTTTGATTTGGATAACAATGATATGGCAATGGCCCACAGCGGTCTTTACCAGCAGGGAAGGATTGCCGAAGACAACCCTGAGTTCTTTGAGAGTGGTGAGTGGATGGTAATCCCGTACCCTGTGTTCGAGGATGCCGTTCGTGATGTGGCAGCATGCTACTATGGTCACTTCTTCATGGTGAATGCAGACAGTGATCCCAATGTACAGAAGGCAGCTTGGAAGTTGGCAGGATTCCTGCTCAGCCATGGAGAGGATTACCTCACCCGTGGTGGAAACATCATCCAGCCTACCAAGGCACTGTTTGCAAGCGATACCCTGAAGAATATGCCCTACAGTGATGTCTTCATCAATGACATGGGCCGCTCCCACATGATCTATTACGGAGCAAACTCAGCAGAGATCCAGACCCAGATCCGCTATGCGGTAGAGTCGGTCATGCTCAGTGGAGTCAGCCCCCAGAAGGCACTGGCAACCCTTCGTTCCGCTGTTCAAGAGATAGTCGACGAACAGTAA
- a CDS encoding ferrous iron transport protein A, whose product MQMTMDELTVGQRGAVKAIHAPKQLKRRLMDMGFTKGVDIEVVKLAPMGDPIEVSVRGYNLCLRRAEARKIELR is encoded by the coding sequence ATGCAAATGACGATGGACGAATTGACCGTAGGACAGAGAGGGGCTGTAAAAGCAATCCACGCCCCAAAACAGCTTAAGCGACGACTGATGGATATGGGATTCACCAAAGGTGTAGATATCGAGGTTGTCAAGCTGGCTCCGATGGGAGACCCCATCGAGGTATCCGTTCGAGGATACAATCTCTGCTTGAGAAGAGCAGAAGCACGCAAGATTGAACTGAGATAG